The following proteins come from a genomic window of Microcoleus sp. FACHB-831:
- a CDS encoding amino acid adenylation domain-containing protein — MKAEETEVFVFPASFAQQRLWFLDQLFPGNTFYNVAAALRLKGSLNTSALEETFNEIVRRHEALRTTFRMLNGQPVQVIAPSLTIPLPVVDLQSLPATEREAETQRIATQERSRPFDLSHDSLLRVMLLQLGSSEHVLLLNLHHIICDGWSIGVLIRELGILYAAFANKERSPLPELPIQYADFADWQREWLQGEVLESQLAYWKQQLDNIPSLNLPTDKPRPATPTYRGATQFLELPKSLSEELEALSQRQGVTVFMTLLAAFQILLYRYTQQSDILVGSPIANRNRREIEGLIGFFVNSLVLRTNLSGNPTFLELLSRVREVTLGAYAHQDLPFEKLVEELHPERNLSQHPLFQVAFSLQNTPIEALELPGLTLSQLEFDSPSAKFDLEFHLWESPESFKGQVIYSTDLFDDATITRMLGHYQTLLESIVANPQKRLGELTILTNAEQKQLLIFSHNQSTTQNLPSKIEDCFHQLFEAQVEQSPDAIALIFQNQQLTYRELNIRANQLAHHLQQLGVVPDVLVGICVERSVDMIVGLLGILKAGGAYLPLDPSYPQERLNFMLEDAQISILLTQSILAPLWKDCWGERQHGLSVVCLDTDWDEIAYHPQHNPTSNVTLDNLAYVIYTSGSTGKPKGVLVQHRGVSNLAEAQIEVFKLQPSDRILQFASLSFDASIFEIIMALRIGATLYIAKKESLLPGQALIKLCKDNNITCITLPPAVLAVLPKEELPALHTIICAGESCSKDIVNKWASDHRFFNAYGPTEATVWATIAEINDNSEKPPIGRPIANTQIYILDRYLQPVPIGISGELYISGDGLARGYLNRPELTAERFIPNPFIKAVKIENEAQIQVNSSFYPLKEESRTERLYKTGDLATFKPDGNIEFLGRIDEQVKIRGFRIELGESEAVLRQYPAVKEAVVIVREDRPDDKRLVAYIVPQQNQALTTIEIRDFLKKKLPDYMVPSFFVLIDSLPLTVNGKVARLALPTPFNLKSEISNLTLHVAPRTSTESTLAKIWAEVLNIERVGIGDNFFDLGGNSLLAIRLMDEVYKQFKRELPLSTLFLNPTVESLASTLFVENNSRSWSPLVAIQPKGSNPPFFCVHPIFGVVFPYYELAYHLGKNQPFYGLQPRGIDGEQPPITRIEDMAAYYIEALRVVQPKGPYFLGGWSFGGLVAFEMAQQLQKSGHEVGLVAMLDTLAPGSDNQPSFKDGFRFLFTIATRYIWSFIIDYFYLLTDSKNNSQSFISHFPILNKLVLLLEKNLFWRSILGEEAIANLMSQESRSQILRELTIQPMLRVFHANSEATLNYSPQVYPNRITLFKTSVQLKTEQDTSMGWSNLAVGGVEIHNIPGNHLTMLKKPHVQVLCEQLKACIEKV, encoded by the coding sequence ATGAAAGCTGAGGAAACAGAAGTTTTTGTATTTCCAGCATCTTTTGCTCAGCAGCGATTGTGGTTTCTCGACCAACTCTTCCCAGGCAATACCTTTTACAATGTAGCCGCTGCACTTCGCCTAAAAGGTTCGCTCAACACTTCGGCGCTGGAAGAGACGTTCAACGAAATTGTGCGTCGCCATGAAGCTTTGCGTACTACTTTTAGGATGCTTAATGGGCAACCCGTCCAGGTAATTGCTCCCAGCTTAACCATACCCCTGCCAGTAGTAGATTTGCAATCGCTACCAGCAACCGAACGGGAAGCGGAGACTCAACGAATAGCTACTCAGGAGCGATCGCGTCCTTTCGATTTATCTCACGACTCGTTACTGCGAGTGATGCTGCTACAGCTAGGCTCCTCAGAACACGTACTTTTGCTGAATCTGCACCACATTATCTGTGATGGTTGGTCGATTGGGGTGCTAATTCGGGAACTAGGAATACTGTATGCAGCCTTTGCAAATAAAGAGCGATCGCCCTTGCCAGAACTGCCGATTCAATATGCAGACTTTGCCGACTGGCAGCGCGAATGGCTACAGGGTGAGGTTCTGGAGTCTCAGTTAGCCTACTGGAAGCAGCAGCTGGACAATATCCCCTCACTGAATTTGCCTACTGACAAACCTCGCCCAGCTACTCCAACCTACCGAGGCGCGACGCAATTTCTAGAGTTACCGAAAAGCCTGAGTGAGGAATTAGAGGCACTTTCGCAGCGCCAAGGCGTGACTGTGTTCATGACTCTCTTGGCGGCATTTCAAATCTTACTCTATCGCTACACTCAGCAATCAGATATTCTTGTCGGCTCACCAATTGCTAACCGCAACCGTCGCGAAATTGAGGGATTAATTGGTTTTTTTGTCAATAGTTTGGTGCTGCGTACTAATTTATCAGGCAATCCAACATTTCTAGAATTGCTGAGCAGAGTACGGGAGGTTACGCTAGGAGCTTATGCCCATCAAGACTTACCCTTTGAGAAGCTAGTAGAGGAACTGCATCCAGAGCGAAACCTGAGCCAACATCCCTTGTTCCAAGTTGCGTTTAGTCTGCAAAATACTCCCATTGAGGCGTTAGAATTGCCAGGTTTAACGCTCTCGCAGTTGGAGTTTGACAGCCCAAGCGCCAAGTTCGATCTAGAGTTTCACTTGTGGGAATCGCCGGAAAGTTTTAAAGGGCAAGTAATATACAGCACTGATTTATTTGATGATGCTACCATTACTCGGATGCTGGGACATTACCAAACGCTGCTGGAAAGTATTGTTGCAAATCCACAAAAGCGCCTTGGTGAATTAACAATCTTGACGAATGCAGAGCAGAAACAACTATTAATATTTAGCCACAATCAATCTACAACCCAAAATTTACCATCCAAAATAGAGGATTGTTTCCATCAGTTATTTGAAGCGCAGGTAGAGCAAAGCCCGGATGCGATCGCGCTCATTTTTCAAAATCAGCAATTAACCTACCGCGAATTGAATATCAGAGCCAATCAACTTGCACACCACCTGCAACAACTGGGTGTAGTTCCAGACGTTTTAGTGGGCATTTGTGTAGAACGTTCTGTAGATATGATAGTGGGACTATTGGGCATCCTCAAAGCAGGTGGAGCATACCTACCTTTAGATCCAAGCTATCCGCAAGAACGTCTTAATTTCATGCTGGAAGACGCTCAAATATCCATCTTATTAACGCAATCTATATTAGCTCCCCTTTGGAAAGACTGTTGGGGGGAGCGCCAACACGGTTTGTCTGTAGTTTGTTTGGATACGGACTGGGATGAGATCGCTTACCATCCCCAACACAACCCAACCAGTAACGTAACACTTGATAATCTAGCTTATGTCATCTACACCTCTGGCTCAACCGGAAAACCAAAAGGTGTTTTAGTACAGCACAGAGGAGTGTCTAACTTAGCAGAAGCTCAGATCGAAGTTTTCAAGTTACAGCCAAGCGATCGCATCTTACAATTTGCATCCTTGAGTTTTGATGCCTCAATCTTTGAAATTATCATGGCATTGCGAATAGGAGCAACACTTTACATAGCTAAAAAAGAATCTCTTTTGCCTGGACAAGCTTTAATAAAGCTATGCAAAGACAATAATATTACTTGCATCACCCTTCCGCCTGCTGTACTTGCGGTATTACCAAAAGAAGAACTTCCCGCACTGCATACTATAATTTGTGCAGGTGAATCTTGTTCTAAAGATATTGTCAACAAATGGGCTTCTGATCACAGATTTTTTAACGCTTATGGGCCAACTGAAGCAACTGTTTGGGCTACGATTGCAGAAATTAATGACAATAGCGAAAAGCCGCCCATCGGTCGCCCAATTGCTAATACTCAAATTTATATATTAGATAGATATTTACAGCCAGTACCTATCGGTATTAGTGGCGAATTGTACATCAGCGGTGATGGACTAGCACGCGGCTATCTAAACCGTCCGGAATTAACTGCTGAACGGTTTATTCCTAACCCTTTTATAAAGGCAGTAAAAATAGAAAATGAAGCACAAATACAGGTAAATTCTTCTTTCTACCCCCTTAAAGAGGAGAGTAGAACCGAGCGTCTTTATAAAACAGGTGACTTAGCGACGTTTAAACCAGATGGAAACATTGAGTTTTTAGGACGCATTGACGAACAGGTTAAAATTCGCGGTTTTCGCATCGAATTAGGAGAAAGTGAGGCGGTTCTGAGGCAGTACCCAGCAGTTAAAGAAGCGGTGGTAATTGTGCGTGAAGATAGACCTGATGATAAGCGTTTAGTAGCTTATATTGTACCGCAGCAAAATCAGGCGTTAACCACCATTGAAATTCGCGATTTCCTGAAGAAGAAGTTACCAGATTACATGGTACCTTCATTTTTTGTATTGATAGATTCTCTACCGCTGACTGTTAATGGAAAAGTAGCTCGTCTAGCATTACCTACACCATTCAATTTAAAATCTGAAATCTCGAATTTAACCTTACACGTTGCTCCTCGTACTTCTACAGAATCAACTTTAGCAAAAATTTGGGCTGAAGTTCTTAACATTGAGCGTGTAGGTATTGGCGATAACTTCTTTGACTTGGGTGGAAATTCCCTGCTGGCTATACGCCTCATGGATGAGGTATACAAGCAGTTTAAGCGCGAGTTACCGCTGTCTACCCTCTTCTTAAATCCGACAGTTGAAAGTTTAGCAAGCACTTTATTTGTAGAAAATAATTCTCGGTCTTGGTCGCCTTTAGTTGCAATTCAACCTAAAGGTTCAAATCCACCTTTTTTCTGCGTACATCCTATTTTTGGTGTAGTTTTCCCTTATTACGAATTAGCGTATCATTTGGGCAAAAATCAGCCTTTTTATGGGTTACAACCGCGAGGTATTGATGGAGAACAGCCCCCAATAACTCGCATTGAGGATATGGCAGCTTATTATATTGAAGCGTTGCGCGTGGTGCAGCCAAAAGGCCCTTATTTTTTAGGAGGGTGGTCTTTTGGAGGTTTGGTTGCTTTTGAAATGGCTCAACAATTGCAAAAATCCGGGCATGAAGTGGGTCTAGTTGCTATGCTTGATACTTTAGCACCAGGTTCGGATAATCAACCTTCTTTTAAAGATGGTTTCAGGTTTCTTTTTACCATAGCAACGCGATATATATGGTCATTTATTATAGATTATTTTTATTTACTTACTGATAGTAAAAACAACTCTCAGAGTTTTATATCTCATTTTCCTATTTTAAATAAATTGGTTCTGCTGCTGGAGAAAAATCTGTTTTGGCGCTCGATATTGGGCGAGGAGGCTATAGCTAATCTCATGTCTCAGGAGTCTAGGTCGCAGATTTTAAGAGAGTTAACAATTCAACCTATGCTTCGCGTTTTCCATGCTAACAGCGAAGCAACTCTCAACTATAGTCCACAAGTCTACCCGAACCGAATTACTCTTTTTAAGACTAGCGTTCAGTTAAAAACGGAGCAAGATACAAGTATGGGCTGGAGCAATCTAGCTGTTGGAGGGGTGGAAATTCATAATATTCCTGGCAATCATCTAACTATGCTAAAAAAACCTCATGTTCAGGTTCTCTGTGAACAGCTAAAAGCTTGTATTGAGAAGGTATAA